A window of Gossypium raimondii isolate GPD5lz chromosome 7, ASM2569854v1, whole genome shotgun sequence genomic DNA:
AATGAGTTTAGTGACCAACTACTCCGGGATGTGGGTGTCTTGTGTTGTTAATTTTGGGAAGCAGCAGATGTATAGTGGGGGGAATTGGAGCATTGATTTATGGGTATTGTGTTTGGTGTTGAAGTAGCATGGAGAAAGATTAATATAGAATCTGATTCTTTTACTTCAATTGAGATGATTCACCATGGTGTTAACGATAGGCAGTCTGGTAGGTGAAATAAGAAGTCGGCTCCATAGAGACTGGTGCTTCATTCTTCTCTATATTCTGTGACAAAACAATAATGTGGCTCATTGGTTAGAGGATGGTTTTCGAATTTTTTAAGGCTCCTCCTCCTAGTCTTGAATCTTTTGTTAGCCGATTCTGTGGGAGTGGCTTTTCCTAGAGTTATCAttacttgatttttttgtaaGGATGTTGGTTCTCCTTTTTcgacaaaaaagagaaaaatagaattttaaaattattatcctATGTGAATTCAGAACAAATGTGGATAGATACTCCGAACATTTATTATTCGAGCTTGCATTGTTTATTTGGATATCCAAATCTaccttataatttttattttatacacgaataaaaagaattttaggAGATTTGAATATCGAAAAATGattgaaacttttgaaatcaatttttaattcgGATGTcccataaataataatatttaattcaaatttagatttgaataataaacaaattcaatattttagatAAGTTCATAGattcaaattatttacaaaGACTGCCATTACTAGTCAATATATACAAATCAGGTCAATATActggactaaataaaaaatgaatagtGCAGGGACTTATTATAGAATTGGACCAATGTAAAATCAAGGGttgaggaaaaaaaacaaaatacagTAATCCACGTGTCCATTTTTGAAACACTGTCCAGTCTTTTCTCCCTTGTTTGTAAAATCTTTCCCTTTAAAACCCGCGACTTTCATTCCCCTCTTATAGTCTTATTTCTTCCCCGCCGATCTCTCTCGCCGGAATAAATAGTCTTCTCCAACGAAACTCCGCCGTTTTAAACCTCTCCTCTGTAAAGTAGAAGGAAAAgtgtttttactttttgtttagttttaaaCAATGATGGACGAAAATTCAGCTATGATCAAGCAAATTCTTAGAGAATTTGAAAACGAAGACGGAAAAAACGACGACTTCAACGAATGGCAAACTGTGTCGTATTCAAAACAGAATTGGAAGCCTTCGAAGCCTTTTCCGCCTGGTGGTTTTTTTGATCTTTACAATGGCGGCGTCTCCTCCGACATTTTCAGCTCGATCGAGAAACATTCTGAGGATCACCGTCGTCGCGCAGCCAAAGCTGCTGCGGCGGCGGAAGTAGAGGCTGCGGTTTCTTCTGCTGTTTCTAATGGAGTGAATGTTGATGATAAAGATGATAGTGACACCGATGGTGTGGAGGAGAACGGTGCTGTGGAAATTAAGAAGGTGAAGCCGAAGAAGCCGAAGAAACCGAATGTGACTGTGGCTGAAGCTGCTTCGAAGATCGAAGCCGGTGATCTTAGTGCTTTTCTTATTGACATCACTGTGAGTAACAGTAActtcaaatttacatttttgttgtgtgtgtgtgtgtgtgttttagtTTTGACTGATCTGAATCTGATTCTtactttaacaaaaaaaaattcagagatCTTATGAGACCCAACAAGATATACAATTAATGAGATTTGCTGATTACTTTGGAAGAGCATTTCCTTCAGTGAGTGCAGCGCAATTCCCCTGGTTAAAGCTTTTCAAAGAATCTACCGTTTCGAAATTAGTTGATGTAAGCTTTCTTCTTTAAGTTCtatttcattaatattttgGAAAAGTTCATAGTTTCGTTCAGTTATTGTCTATTCAGTGGTAGGACATGCATGGAGAGAACTTTACTAGCTTGATTTTGgatttgttattgttattttgttttgaatagaTTCCGCTTTCGAATGTACCGGAAGATGTCTATAAGACAtcggttgattggttgaacCGGAGATCTTTGGATGCCTTAGTATCGTTTGTGTTATGGTCATTGGACAACATACAGGCTGACCTTGCTAGTCATCAAGTAGCTACTAAGGGATCAAAGAAAGTCCCCCCAGCCAGCACTATCAAAGTCTCTGGTAATTGTTGATCTTATTTCTTCCTATACTCTTGGAAAATACTTCTGTTGCATCTTTGAGAAGGGTCTCAACTAAAATGGAAGCACGCTAGTGACTGGTCAAATTTTCTATACGAGTGATACTGATTAGCCTAAAATAAGATCGATTGTTCGGATGTTCCTTTAATGATTCTATTTAGCTGTTCAGAGAAGCAATTCCTGTTTAATTAACTAATCTGGAATTGCAGGTTGCTATATTTGTGGTCCTATCCATGGCACTAAGAAGAAAGCCTGATGTTTTGATTAGTTTGGCACCAAAGTTGAGGGAAGATCCAAAATATCAGGGACAGGATAAATTGCCTATCACTGTGTGGATGATTGCTCAGGTAGCTATTGACAACCTTAAGACTCTAATTTTTCTTCCTGCACAAATCATTCTTTTGGGTATGAATTTCAACcattaatttgatttgtttcCATATACCACACAAGGAGATTTAGCTGTGGGCCTGTACATGTGGGTACATATTCTGTTGCCTATGCTGAGTGGCAAATCAAGTTGTAATCCTCAATCTAGAGACTTGATTTTGCAGTTAGTAGAGAGGTGTGGCATTTGCTTTTGATAAATTTCTTGCATTTTTAAATCTTTGGGCTTTGGGATTTGAGGAATATGCCAATACTTCTCTTTTTCCTCCAATTCTTTTGATCTTAATTGTTTTATCTGTTGAGATCAGAATAATTTCCTGTCCGAAAGCTCGTCCTATTTTAGTTAATGGTGCTGTCAGAAAGGGAGATCGACTGGTGCCACCTTCTGCTCTTGATATTTTGATGAAACTCACATTTCCAGCACCCTCAGCTCGTGTTAAGATACGTTCTTTTTTGTGATTTCTTTTGATTCCATCCCAGGGTTTCCAAAAGTCCTAAGACCGATTCATTTCCAATCTATTAATAATTTAGGCAACCGAGAGGTTCGAAGCTATTTACCCTACTCTGAAGAAGGTTGCCCTTGTTGGTTCTCCTGGAAGTAAAGCAATGAAACAAGTTGCCCAGCAGATACTGAGCTATGCTGTAAAAGCTGCCGGAGAAGGTAAAACTAAATTCTTAGACTGCATCTTAGACCCACCTGAATTATCTAAGGAAGCAAGTGATGTTTTTATTTGGTGTTTAACTCAAAATCCTGAGTGTTATAAGCAACATGTGAGCAATTTCTGACCTATTTGAAGATTTTTCATCCAATAACAAATTGGTTTTGGTTTCTACTGATCTTTCTGGTTAATGTTTCCCCCCCCCGGATCTTTGaatgtattttctttcttaactattgttaaagttttgttgttatttttcccCAATATCTTTGGAAACAGGATGTGCTTTATCTCGATAATCTTGATGCAAGTGTTGCTGTTTTGAGAAAGCTTGCTAATGAATGGAAAGAGCATTCTGCGAAACATTCTACAGTTGATCCTTTGagggaaattttaaaaagtttcagGCAGAAGGTAATGCATTCTCATAAATGTTGTGGTTCTTGAACACTAGCTGCAACTTGTTTCTTCTCTATATTCTTATACATGTTCTCGTGGTTTTTGACCAATTACAAATGAGACTTAATCAATACTAATTTGTTCCATTTGGTTGTATAAATAGAATGAGAAAGCAGAAATCGATGTAGATGCATCATTGAAGGAGGCAGACAAGTACTGCAGGTTACTTCTAGGACATTTTTCGAAAGGACATGGATGCTTGAAAGGTGCGTTATTCGCCTCTATTGCACTAGTCGCAGGTGTCGCTGTCATGTCCCAAAATGTCCAGTTTTTGAGCTTAGATAAGTTGTCTGCAATGTTTAATCTATCTTAGGCTTGTTTACTCTTGACCAAGGGTTACCAGCCTTAGGTTTAAATATGTTCACAATAGGACCACATCTTTGAGATATTTAGACAGAGGCTCGAGTGTTTTTTCATGGTTGGTTATTGAAttcttttgggtttttttcttctcttttatttttttactgaaAAATCGGAACTCCGGCACCTGAAATGCGTGTTGATAACTTAGTATGATCCATCTGGGTTTATGATGTTTCAAGTTGTTATCCTTTCATAATGACTACTTATAgttgtttggtttttttttttttggttaaattacaTTGCAAATGAAAACGAATGTGGGGAATGAATAAGTGTGGAAATTAAGAAGTCATATAGTTTTGTTTATTGATATATTCGTAAGTTATTATTTCATATGCTTCGTTGCAATAAAATATcagtattataataattataatgagaactcctaattaattattaaaaaaatctctATTCACAATGGGGCGAGCTTTGCACAAAGCCTCCAATGGATGAGCTTTAGGCATGGTGCTTCCCATACCTTCAGTCATATCAATTTCCTTACCGTCAACCCTTTCCCACTCGAAGCATTGAATCAATGAGCCAAGGGTTAGCCCCATCACTCGCTGAGCCAGCCCTGACCCTGGACATGCCCTTCTTCCTAACCCAAATGGCATTATCTTGTGAGATTGAGAATCATCATTCACAAACCTCTCTGGCTTAAAACTTGTTGGATCATCCCATGATTGTGGGTCCCTATGAATGGACCACGCATTCACCAACACAATCGCGCCGCCTGGCACATCGTATCCGCCTATGGTGCAATCAGTAGATGGTACATGTGGAAGTAGAAGAGGGAGTGCAGGGTGTAATCTTTGAGCCTCTAGTATAATACTTTGAAGATACTTTAACTTCGAAACATCTGGTTCATCAATCAGATTTTCTTGACCTATTTCAGTGTCTATTTCAGCTTGAGCCTTCTTCAATACTTCTGGGTGGTTCAGTAAATTGGATATTGCCCATTCTATTGTCACTGATGTTGTATCAGTTCCTGCTAGTATTAGGACCTGCATGATCACCATGTATgttattaaaatgttgatataaataaaaaacacgACATTTCCCGTTTTGAACTTCCTATCCTGACATGATATAGATATTTTGAGAATTCAATTAGAACGTTGAATGGTTTGCTgtttggggtttttatttttgaaaacaatggAACTttaagagagagaaaaagattGAACTAACCAGCATGAGCCCTTTGATGATTTCATCAGTATAGTAATTAGGATCAGATTGTTGCAAGTTAAGAAGGTGATCTACCATGCTGCcattatcattattttcctGCTTCATCCGTCGATGCTCGTTGACCAACGTTTGCAACAATCCGTCCAACTTTTTCCCAATCTTTTTCACCTTCGTTTCGTACCCTCCGAACCAATTCAAAACCGGCAAGAACTCTGCACGATTTGCTGTGCTGCCATTCCTAAACGTCTCCGTTATAACCTCCCTGAACTCCCTCGCTTCATTTTCATCCTTCACTTCATCCCCGTAATACCTCTTCCCCGCAACCATCCTCATTATGTTGTTAAGTGTCAAGTCATTAATCATGGATTTTAGCTCTACCTTCGCAAACCCTTGACGTGAATCTTGTGACAGCCTCACCAACAACAGTCGGACCTCATCTTTTCGAATGGCAACGAAGGCATTGAGACGACTCGATGAGAAGATTTCGATGGATCCAATGCGACGTAAGTTGCGCCAATGATCACTGTAAGACGAAGTGGAAATTGTGGTGTAGTTGTAGCCGAAGTGCTTCCCTGTGATCAACTTCGGACGGTTAGCTAAAACCACATCGTTTTTGGTGAAGCATTCCTCGGCAACAGCTGAAGACGAAACCACCACAAAAAGCTAAGACCCTAGGCGAAGGGAGAAGACTGGGCCGTGTTTCTGAGAGAGACAGTGATAGAAACGGTGAACGGGAGATTCGAGGAGGTGGAGGTGGCCAATTAAGGGGAGTGAAGGTGGGGATGGAGGGAGGTTTTGGGGTGTTTTTTGGATTGAAACAGTAAGTTTAAACAAAGTAAGAGAAAGATGAATGAAAGAAATGCATAGAGAATTGTTATTTGGTCCATTTTAATTATGGTTTATTCATTAATTAGTGGTGTTTGTCTTTATATGAGGAGGTGATCCAAGAAAAATTGTCCACAATTTTCTTCTTGCATATCTTTCAATGGTCAGAGTTTTTACCTTTACGCATGATTAT
This region includes:
- the LOC105789271 gene encoding uncharacterized protein LOC105789271; amino-acid sequence: MDENSAMIKQILREFENEDGKNDDFNEWQTVSYSKQNWKPSKPFPPGGFFDLYNGGVSSDIFSSIEKHSEDHRRRAAKAAAAAEVEAAVSSAVSNGVNVDDKDDSDTDGVEENGAVEIKKVKPKKPKKPNVTVAEAASKIEAGDLSAFLIDITRSYETQQDIQLMRFADYFGRAFPSVSAAQFPWLKLFKESTVSKLVDIPLSNVPEDVYKTSVDWLNRRSLDALVSFVLWSLDNIQADLASHQVATKGSKKVPPASTIKVAIFVVLSMALRRKPDVLISLAPKLREDPKYQGQDKLPITVWMIAQATQGDLAVGLYMWVHILLPMLSGKSSCNPQSRDLILQLVERIISCPKARPILVNGAVRKGDRLVPPSALDILMKLTFPAPSARVKATERFEAIYPTLKKVALVGSPGSKAMKQVAQQILSYAVKAAGEGKTKFLDCILDPPELSKEASDVFIWCLTQNPECYKQHDVLYLDNLDASVAVLRKLANEWKEHSAKHSTVDPLREILKSFRQKNEKAEIDVDASLKEADKYCRLLLGHFSKGHGCLKGALFASIALVAGVAVMSQNVQFLSLDKLSAMFNLS